The Rubrobacter tropicus nucleotide sequence CGCCCGTCCACGGCCATTACGTGGTCCCAATCCTCCGGCGTCGCGTCCACTATGTTGTTGAGCGGGATCACCCCGGCGTTCGCCACGAGCACGTCGACCCGCCCGAACGATTCGACCGCCGCGCCGATGATCTTCTTCGCGTCTTCCACGGAGGAGACGTCACCGACGACCGATACCACCTCTGCGCCCTCGCCGGAGAGTCGGCCTTCCAGGTCCTCGAGCCCGGCCTCGTCCACGTCGTTTACGACGAGCCTTGCCCCTTCGCGGGCGAAGAGCTCGGCGGTGGCCCGCCCGATGCCCTTGGCGGCCCCCGTCACGACGGCGGACTTCCCTTCGAGCCTGTTCAAACCCGTCTCTGCCACGCCTTCCTCCTGTCGCTACGCATTGTGGGACTTCTTCATGCCAGATGCACCCGCACCCCGCAGGCGCCGGCGGCCTCGAGGGCCTCGGGCGGGGCGGCGGTGTCGGTTACGAGGTCGTCCAGCCGGTTCATGCGGGCCACCTCGAAGAAGGACGGCGGACGGAACTTGCTGTGGTCGGCGAGCAGGACGACGCGGTGGGCCGCCCGCATCATGGCCCGCTTTGCCTCCACGACGTCGAGGCTCGACTCGCTAAGGACGTCGCCCGTTACCGCGTGGATGCCGACCAGAGCCACGTCCACGTGCAGGCCGTTCAGGAACGTCTGGGTGTACGAGCCGAGCAGGGTAAAGGAACCGTCCCGGATCTCCCCCCCCGGCACCACGACGGTCACGCCCGGCGCCTCGGCAAGCACGGAGGCGACCCCCACGTCGTTCGTGACCGCGGCGACCCCGAGGTTCCGCCGTCCCAGCGCCTCCGCCGCGGCGAGCACCGTCGAGGAGGAGTCGAAGACGACGCTCTGCCCCGCCTCGAGCAGCGTCGCCGCGTAGTCCCCGATCCTCTTCTTCTCCCCCGGGTTGTGCAAGCGCCGGTCCTCGAACCGGTGCTCGAAGGCCGTGCCCTCGACCGTGACGGCGCCGCCGTGAGACCGGCGCACCGCCCCCTCCCGGTCCAACTCGTCAAGATCGCGGCGCACCGTCGAGCCCGAGACGCCGAGGGCGTCCGAGATCTCCGCGATCGAAGCCGAACCCCGCCGCCCCAACAACGCCCGGATCTCAGCGCGCCGCTGCGCGGGTATCTTGCGCTCCAACGTCCTCCCTATCCACCCTTCTTGCTACAATCCCCGTTTTGAGACCGGGCAGCTTACCACGAAACTCCGGATACGGTCAAAGGTTGCCAAAACTTCCCAACCAAATTATGCATC carries:
- a CDS encoding DeoR/GlpR family DNA-binding transcription regulator, producing MERKIPAQRRAEIRALLGRRGSASIAEISDALGVSGSTVRRDLDELDREGAVRRSHGGAVTVEGTAFEHRFEDRRLHNPGEKKRIGDYAATLLEAGQSVVFDSSSTVLAAAEALGRRNLGVAAVTNDVGVASVLAEAPGVTVVVPGGEIRDGSFTLLGSYTQTFLNGLHVDVALVGIHAVTGDVLSESSLDVVEAKRAMMRAAHRVVLLADHSKFRPPSFFEVARMNRLDDLVTDTAAPPEALEAAGACGVRVHLA